Proteins from a genomic interval of Granulicella sp. L56:
- the kdsB gene encoding 3-deoxy-manno-octulosonate cytidylyltransferase, producing the protein MLDSRPSEKLPPIVLGVIPARLASTRLPRKVLRTIAGKPMLAWVYEAAKACPQLSDVLIATDSPEVADLCERNGWAFQMTSPDLPSGTDRVHAVSQLVHADIYVNIQGDEPLLKPQHLTALLSPFGRPHVEVSTLKVLCTAENIANPNAVKVVTAADGRALYFSRATIPYDRDQTRPLYWKHIGLYAYRKAALERFPSLPPSALEQSERLEQLRFLENGINLYVEPTEFDTIGVDTEDDLRRVEALLR; encoded by the coding sequence ATACTTGATTCGCGCCCCAGCGAAAAGCTCCCGCCAATCGTTCTGGGGGTCATCCCTGCGCGGCTGGCTTCCACGCGACTTCCTCGCAAGGTCCTCCGTACGATTGCCGGTAAACCTATGCTGGCGTGGGTCTACGAGGCCGCGAAGGCTTGCCCGCAGCTCAGCGATGTCCTAATCGCAACCGATTCCCCCGAAGTCGCGGACCTCTGTGAGCGCAACGGCTGGGCTTTTCAGATGACCTCTCCCGACCTGCCCAGCGGCACCGACCGCGTCCACGCCGTCTCCCAACTCGTACACGCCGACATTTACGTCAATATCCAGGGCGACGAGCCTCTGCTCAAACCGCAGCACCTCACGGCGCTTCTCAGCCCGTTTGGCCGCCCCCACGTCGAGGTCTCGACGCTCAAAGTCCTCTGCACCGCAGAAAACATCGCCAATCCAAACGCAGTCAAGGTAGTGACCGCTGCGGATGGCCGCGCCCTCTATTTCAGCCGCGCCACGATTCCCTACGACCGCGACCAGACCAGACCGCTGTATTGGAAGCACATTGGCCTTTACGCTTATCGCAAGGCTGCTCTCGAACGCTTCCCTTCCCTTCCCCCCAGCGCTCTTGAGCAAAGCGAACGTCTCGAACAGCTCCGCTTCCTCGAAAATGGGATCAATCTCTACGTCGAACCTACGGAGTTCGACACGATCGGCGTCGATACCGAAGACGATCTGCGGCGAGTCGAAGCTCTGTTGCGCTGA
- a CDS encoding S41 family peptidase has product MPKISKILLLVVSVVLVLTVFLGVNSSGVSAASEQDGAYNQINVYSEVLRHIQTDYVVDPNINSVTNGALRGLLESLDTDSSYLTPEEYKNYKTDKGGKAQVGINVSKRFGYATVVSVIPGSPADKANLNDGDIIEAIGTLDTRDLSLVMIRKMLEGDSGSELTISVVRPRKAAPDKLTMTRAVVDYPPVSETMYENSSILYLKPDILDHEHVQQVEQKLKGMQKAGNKKILLDLRNVAAGDMPDAMRLANFLLPSGTIASLEGQKVEKQTFSVDPSKTINATAPIEVLVNRGTSGPAELVAAALLDNKRAELVGERTFGEGAQQKTFELPDGGAVILTVAKYESPSGKKLQDDAVMPQVLVASNIPDEDEDDDETSESKPVAAPQKPSVTVDDQLTKALELLKNKAA; this is encoded by the coding sequence ATGCCTAAGATTTCAAAGATCCTGCTGCTCGTTGTCTCGGTTGTGCTGGTGTTGACTGTTTTTCTGGGCGTGAACTCAAGCGGCGTAAGCGCGGCATCGGAGCAGGACGGCGCATACAACCAGATCAATGTTTACAGCGAAGTCTTGCGGCATATCCAGACCGACTATGTTGTTGATCCGAATATCAACAGTGTGACCAACGGCGCGCTGCGCGGGCTGCTGGAATCGCTGGATACGGACTCAAGCTACCTAACGCCGGAAGAATACAAGAACTACAAGACCGACAAGGGCGGCAAAGCACAGGTTGGCATCAATGTGTCGAAGCGGTTCGGCTATGCCACTGTCGTATCCGTGATTCCGGGAAGCCCGGCGGACAAAGCCAACCTAAACGACGGTGACATCATCGAGGCGATTGGAACGCTGGATACGCGAGACCTCTCGCTGGTCATGATTCGCAAGATGCTCGAAGGCGATTCCGGAAGCGAGTTGACGATCTCAGTGGTGCGGCCGCGCAAGGCCGCTCCAGACAAGCTGACCATGACGCGAGCGGTAGTGGATTATCCTCCCGTTTCAGAGACGATGTATGAGAATTCGTCGATCCTGTATCTGAAGCCGGACATCCTGGACCACGAGCATGTTCAGCAGGTAGAGCAGAAGTTGAAGGGCATGCAGAAGGCGGGGAACAAGAAGATCCTGCTTGACCTCCGCAATGTTGCTGCCGGTGATATGCCTGATGCGATGCGGCTTGCGAACTTCCTGTTGCCGAGCGGAACGATTGCATCGCTTGAAGGGCAGAAGGTAGAGAAACAGACATTCTCCGTCGACCCGTCGAAGACCATCAATGCGACGGCGCCGATCGAGGTTCTGGTGAATCGTGGAACGTCAGGCCCGGCGGAGCTGGTGGCTGCTGCTCTGCTGGACAACAAACGTGCTGAACTCGTTGGAGAGAGGACCTTCGGAGAGGGAGCGCAACAGAAGACATTCGAGCTTCCCGATGGTGGAGCGGTAATTCTGACCGTTGCGAAGTACGAGTCTCCTTCCGGCAAGAAGTTGCAGGACGATGCCGTCATGCCGCAAGTGCTGGTGGCTTCGAATATTCCTGACGAAGATGAAGATGACGATGAGACCTCGGAGAGCAAGCCGGTGGCAGCTCCTCAGAAGCCCTCTGTTACCGTGGATGACCAACTGACGAAGGCGCTTGAACTCTTGAAGAACAAAGCAGCTTAG
- a CDS encoding pyridoxal phosphate-dependent aminotransferase, with protein MSLTATKIFADRIDRIEVSATMAITAAALKLKSEGVNLADFGAGEPHFATPRHIKDAAIDAIEKNFTRYTNVAGIPEIRKAIVDRHAADFGSNYTPDECVFTTGGKLALFNAVQVLVDHGDEVILPVPYWVSFKDIIQYAGGKVVLVETDEAENFRVTAKMIEDAITPKTKAIILNTPSNPSGAVVSPEDLEAIVRLAHKRDIYVLLDECYVYLNFTGEIVSGGSFTDCKEHVVILGSLSKTYAMTGWRAGFALGPKPIIAAMSKLQSQSTSNTASMVQRASIAAVSGSQQCVTEMRADYIKLRNQVLEGFKTIPGLTCTVPQGAFYVYPNVKNFIGKGGIKSASDLAAKLLSEAHVVVVPGEAFGTNEHIRLSYAVSHDVIDEGVKRMREYFASLR; from the coding sequence ATGAGCTTAACGGCAACGAAGATATTTGCGGATCGGATCGACCGCATTGAAGTCTCTGCGACGATGGCAATTACGGCGGCGGCGCTCAAATTGAAGTCTGAGGGTGTCAATCTAGCCGATTTTGGCGCGGGAGAACCGCATTTTGCGACGCCGCGGCACATTAAAGACGCGGCCATCGATGCGATCGAGAAGAACTTTACCCGTTATACAAATGTTGCCGGCATTCCCGAGATTCGGAAGGCGATTGTAGATCGTCACGCGGCCGACTTTGGTTCGAACTACACGCCCGACGAGTGCGTGTTCACGACAGGCGGCAAGCTGGCCCTGTTCAATGCCGTTCAAGTGCTCGTTGACCACGGCGATGAAGTAATTCTTCCAGTGCCCTACTGGGTTTCTTTTAAGGACATCATTCAGTACGCTGGCGGCAAGGTAGTTCTCGTCGAAACCGATGAGGCGGAGAATTTTCGCGTCACAGCGAAGATGATCGAGGATGCGATTACGCCGAAGACGAAGGCGATTATTCTGAATACGCCGTCGAACCCTTCGGGCGCGGTGGTATCGCCCGAAGACCTGGAAGCGATTGTCCGGTTGGCGCATAAGCGTGACATCTACGTTCTGCTGGATGAGTGCTATGTCTACCTGAACTTTACCGGCGAGATTGTCAGTGGCGGCTCGTTCACCGACTGCAAAGAACATGTTGTGATTTTGGGATCGCTCTCGAAGACCTATGCGATGACTGGCTGGCGGGCAGGTTTCGCGCTGGGACCGAAGCCTATTATTGCGGCGATGAGCAAGTTGCAGTCGCAGAGCACATCCAACACGGCAAGCATGGTGCAACGTGCTTCGATAGCGGCTGTGAGCGGTTCGCAGCAATGCGTGACGGAGATGCGCGCGGACTACATCAAGCTGCGCAATCAGGTGCTCGAAGGCTTCAAGACGATTCCTGGATTGACGTGCACGGTGCCTCAGGGAGCGTTTTATGTCTATCCCAACGTGAAAAATTTCATCGGTAAGGGCGGTATCAAATCCGCTTCAGACCTCGCTGCGAAGCTTCTCAGTGAGGCGCATGTTGTTGTGGTTCCGGGCGAGGCATTCGGAACGAATGAGCATATTCGGCTGTCGTATGCGGTTTCACACGATGTCATTGATGAAGGCGTGAAACGGATGCGGGAGTATTTTGCGTCGTTGCGCTAG
- a CDS encoding GH92 family glycosyl hydrolase, producing MYRPFLLRAVASLVFLGSAVSLLAASPAGSIDWVNPLIGTASGKIGYGGTMPFVTPPFGMTNWTPQTRQNKISVVSYNYDDKTISGFIGTHQPAIWMGDYGYVTLMPEIGDLKTTPEERKLPFSHANEVAHPNFYSVALDAGSGKQIRSEMTATERCSYMRFTFPANTPSRILIEASRAGHAGAVQIDAANHEITGYNPDRMDAHLGPAALKNFKGYFVVQFRQAFQKADTYGMDDAQAAHARGAYATFAPAKAQQVIELRVGTSFISVDQARANLKREIPEWNFAAVRQALRDKWQAKLDRIGLQGASDEERRTVYTAAYHALLYPRVFSEDGRYYSAFDDTIHQGESYTAYSIWDTFRAENSMLTLLAPERVDGMITALLQNYREGGWMPKWPNPGYTNIMIGTHADSLVAEAIRKGFHGFDRDLAWKAVYKDAMTPPDGDTTRRWADREEHTPYEARGGLTYYKALGYVPTDKTAEAASRTLEDSYDDWCVAQVAKALGKEKDYQFFLHRSLNDRHLYNSADGLMRGKTSDGKWAAEDAGWTEGTAWVYTWAPLHDEAGILNLMGGAAAYNAKLDQHFAGGHNVHSNEPSHHYGYLYDFSGEPWKTQAKVREIALAEYAGQPVGLDGDDDCGQMSAWYLFTALGIYPVNPASGDYMIGSPMFRKMSLRVANGKQFTVVADNNSAANVYIQSATLNGKPLTRPLIRYEDIMAGSTLHFVMGPKPSHWAADWRAQAIQ from the coding sequence ATGTATCGACCATTCCTTCTTCGTGCTGTGGCTTCGCTTGTATTCCTTGGTTCCGCCGTATCCCTGCTGGCTGCGTCTCCTGCAGGGTCGATTGACTGGGTCAATCCGCTGATAGGCACTGCCAGCGGCAAGATCGGTTACGGCGGCACGATGCCCTTCGTTACTCCGCCCTTTGGTATGACGAACTGGACGCCGCAGACGCGTCAGAACAAGATCAGCGTGGTCTCGTATAACTACGACGACAAGACGATCTCTGGATTTATCGGAACGCATCAACCCGCGATCTGGATGGGCGATTACGGATACGTCACGCTGATGCCCGAGATCGGCGATCTGAAGACGACTCCAGAAGAACGGAAGCTGCCTTTTAGCCACGCCAATGAAGTTGCGCATCCTAATTTTTATTCGGTAGCGCTCGATGCCGGGAGTGGTAAACAGATTCGCTCGGAGATGACAGCGACCGAGCGGTGCAGCTATATGCGCTTCACCTTTCCGGCGAACACTCCATCGCGAATTTTGATTGAAGCCTCAAGAGCAGGCCATGCCGGAGCGGTGCAGATCGACGCGGCGAACCATGAGATTACCGGCTACAACCCCGACCGAATGGATGCCCATCTTGGACCGGCTGCGCTCAAAAACTTTAAAGGCTATTTCGTCGTTCAGTTCCGGCAGGCATTTCAAAAGGCCGATACCTATGGCATGGATGACGCACAGGCGGCCCATGCTCGCGGAGCCTACGCAACCTTTGCTCCGGCCAAAGCACAACAGGTCATTGAGCTGCGTGTCGGCACATCCTTCATCAGCGTGGATCAGGCGCGCGCAAACCTGAAAAGAGAGATTCCCGAATGGAACTTTGCAGCCGTCCGGCAGGCATTGCGCGACAAGTGGCAGGCGAAGCTCGACAGGATCGGATTGCAGGGCGCTTCGGACGAAGAGCGACGGACGGTCTATACCGCTGCCTATCATGCACTGCTCTATCCCCGCGTCTTCTCCGAAGACGGCCGCTACTACAGCGCGTTCGACGACACTATTCATCAGGGCGAGTCGTACACCGCCTATTCGATATGGGATACCTTTCGCGCGGAGAACAGCATGCTGACGTTGCTCGCTCCTGAGCGCGTCGATGGCATGATTACCGCCTTGCTGCAGAACTATCGTGAGGGCGGCTGGATGCCGAAGTGGCCGAATCCGGGCTACACCAACATCATGATCGGTACCCACGCGGACTCGCTGGTGGCAGAGGCTATCCGCAAGGGCTTTCATGGCTTCGATCGCGACTTGGCGTGGAAGGCTGTTTACAAGGACGCGATGACGCCGCCCGATGGAGATACGACGCGCCGCTGGGCCGACCGCGAGGAGCATACGCCTTATGAAGCGCGAGGAGGACTCACTTACTACAAGGCGCTCGGCTATGTTCCCACCGATAAAACTGCGGAGGCCGCATCGCGAACGCTCGAGGACAGTTACGACGACTGGTGCGTAGCGCAGGTCGCCAAGGCACTCGGTAAAGAGAAGGACTATCAGTTCTTTCTGCATCGCTCGTTGAACGACCGCCACCTCTACAACTCTGCAGACGGGCTGATGCGAGGCAAGACCTCTGACGGAAAATGGGCAGCCGAAGATGCCGGATGGACGGAAGGCACGGCCTGGGTTTACACCTGGGCACCTTTGCACGACGAGGCTGGCATCCTCAATCTAATGGGCGGCGCCGCAGCCTATAACGCCAAGCTCGATCAGCACTTTGCCGGTGGGCATAACGTTCACAGCAACGAGCCAAGCCACCACTACGGTTACCTATACGACTTCAGCGGCGAGCCCTGGAAGACGCAGGCGAAGGTGCGCGAGATCGCCCTCGCAGAGTATGCCGGTCAGCCTGTCGGCCTCGATGGCGATGACGACTGCGGTCAGATGTCGGCGTGGTATCTCTTCACTGCGCTTGGTATTTATCCCGTGAACCCGGCATCGGGGGACTACATGATCGGCAGTCCCATGTTCCGCAAAATGAGCCTTCGGGTCGCCAATGGAAAGCAGTTCACCGTGGTGGCCGACAATAACTCCGCCGCCAACGTGTATATCCAGTCGGCAACGTTGAATGGCAAGCCACTGACGCGGCCACTCATCCGCTACGAGGACATCATGGCTGGTTCAACCCTGCACTTTGTGATGGGACCAAAGCCTTCGCATTGGGCAGCAGACTGGCGCGCCCAGGCCATTCAGTAA
- a CDS encoding ATP-binding protein: MRRSIIYSVLRYSVSTVVIAAIVAVYFRWVHANEMTVALTFLMVILLVAANWGLRHAVYLSILSSAALNFFFLPPVHTFTIGDSRNWIALLAFLLTGIVASQLAERARREAKMSHFRQREAERLYEFSQQMLVTGNVIDLLNMLPQMIAATFSLAGAAVYLREKDRVYRSHPNFMDVTAAELRDTAFTRDHRRDETRGVTLAPILLGTQPIGAVGITGIGPSPEALDAVCGLAAIAIERAGAMETLTRVEASRESERLRNALLDAVAHELRTPLTSITAAITTLRSNVLLDQEQRGEMMQVIEEEAERLNRLVGQAMEMAALDAHDIKLDMQMHSIREAVDLALHAIQPQLRTHPVDIRLPDSLPLVEMDLERIGKVIQHLLENAAKYSAEGSPIFISAEIAKNQLMTSIADRGAGIDDFERMMVFDKFYRGQGQRYRVQGTGMGLAIAKAIVEAHGGSIEVTSQPSQGSVFSFYLPISVEDF; encoded by the coding sequence GTGCGACGATCGATTATCTACAGCGTGCTGCGATATAGCGTCTCGACCGTGGTGATTGCTGCCATTGTAGCCGTGTACTTCCGGTGGGTGCACGCAAACGAGATGACTGTGGCTTTGACCTTTCTGATGGTCATCTTACTAGTGGCCGCAAATTGGGGGCTTCGCCATGCGGTCTATCTTTCGATCTTGTCATCGGCTGCACTGAATTTCTTCTTTTTGCCGCCGGTTCATACGTTTACGATTGGCGACTCGCGCAATTGGATCGCGCTCCTCGCGTTCCTACTGACTGGGATCGTCGCCAGCCAACTGGCGGAGCGTGCGCGCCGCGAGGCGAAGATGTCGCACTTCCGCCAACGGGAGGCAGAGCGGCTCTACGAATTCAGCCAGCAAATGCTGGTGACGGGCAATGTTATCGATCTGCTAAATATGTTGCCGCAGATGATTGCAGCTACCTTCAGTCTTGCTGGTGCCGCTGTTTATCTCCGCGAGAAGGACAGGGTCTACAGGTCACATCCGAATTTTATGGACGTAACGGCAGCAGAGCTTCGTGATACTGCTTTTACGCGAGATCATCGACGGGATGAGACGCGCGGAGTTACCCTGGCGCCTATTTTGTTGGGGACACAGCCGATTGGTGCCGTGGGGATCACTGGCATAGGGCCGTCACCGGAGGCTTTGGATGCGGTTTGCGGACTGGCGGCCATCGCCATCGAACGTGCCGGTGCGATGGAGACGCTTACCCGGGTGGAAGCCTCTCGCGAAAGTGAGCGGCTGCGGAACGCGCTTCTGGACGCTGTGGCGCATGAATTGCGGACTCCTCTGACTTCCATTACCGCTGCAATTACGACGCTGCGCTCCAATGTCCTGCTTGATCAAGAACAGCGCGGAGAGATGATGCAGGTGATTGAAGAGGAGGCTGAACGGTTGAACCGGCTGGTGGGCCAGGCAATGGAGATGGCTGCGCTGGACGCACACGATATCAAGCTGGATATGCAGATGCATTCGATACGAGAGGCCGTGGATCTTGCATTGCACGCAATACAGCCTCAGCTTCGGACGCATCCTGTCGATATCCGGTTACCGGATTCACTGCCCTTGGTGGAAATGGACCTCGAGCGGATCGGCAAAGTCATTCAACATCTGCTTGAAAATGCGGCGAAGTATTCGGCGGAGGGTAGTCCTATCTTTATCAGCGCCGAGATAGCAAAGAACCAGCTTATGACCAGCATTGCGGACCGCGGTGCTGGGATTGATGATTTTGAGCGCATGATGGTCTTCGACAAGTTTTACCGGGGGCAGGGACAACGCTATCGGGTGCAGGGCACGGGGATGGGGTTAGCCATCGCAAAGGCGATTGTGGAAGCTCACGGAGGCTCGATTGAGGTTACAAGCCAGCCATCGCAAGGGTCAGTCTTTTCGTTCTATTTGCCGATCAGCGTCGAGGATTTTTAG
- a CDS encoding phosphoglucomutase/phosphomannomutase family protein, giving the protein MAETAVKFGTDGWRGIIADDFTYANVRVAAAAIANYVLAHEDAAAGVCIAYDTRFGSRSFAKVVAEVLANAGIPVALAAEITPTPALSYAVRERKAAGGVMITSSHNPAEWNGVKYKASYGGSGLPSIMTAIESYLGKPLAKSAAPAAIEEVNFNPGYIAAITRFVDLDAIRASGYKYLIDVMYGAGRGVLAGIFTQAQVPFVEIRSEINPSFPGINPEPILPNICETQVAVAAEHCDAGLITDGDADRIGAVDEHGNVVDAHKIFSVLLKWLLERKKWPGDVTRAFNTTKMIDRISAKHGRRLHEHGIGFKYVCELMLEQEILIGGEESGGIGISRHLPERDGMLNSLLLANVMADEKKTLGELVAALQEEFGEHQYGRVDMHIDESIKQSAISRAKAGVVEIAGMKVLRVETMDGIKFFLDNQDCAGKPNVAETWLLLRASGTEPLLRVYCESCSSESVTKILEAAQRFVLQGSAV; this is encoded by the coding sequence ATGGCAGAGACAGCGGTGAAGTTTGGAACGGATGGCTGGCGCGGCATTATTGCCGATGACTTTACCTATGCCAATGTGCGCGTGGCGGCCGCGGCGATTGCAAACTATGTGCTGGCCCATGAAGATGCCGCGGCTGGGGTTTGCATTGCTTATGACACGCGTTTCGGCTCACGCTCTTTTGCGAAGGTAGTTGCGGAGGTTTTGGCGAACGCGGGGATTCCGGTAGCTTTGGCAGCGGAGATTACCCCTACGCCTGCGCTCTCTTATGCGGTGCGCGAGCGCAAGGCAGCGGGTGGCGTGATGATTACATCGAGCCACAATCCTGCGGAGTGGAATGGCGTGAAGTACAAGGCGAGTTATGGCGGATCGGGCTTGCCGTCGATCATGACCGCAATTGAAAGCTACCTCGGAAAGCCTCTGGCAAAGAGTGCAGCACCGGCGGCAATCGAAGAAGTCAATTTCAATCCAGGTTATATTGCCGCGATCACGCGATTTGTGGATCTTGATGCGATTCGGGCGTCTGGTTATAAATATTTGATCGATGTGATGTATGGCGCTGGACGTGGTGTACTTGCGGGCATCTTCACCCAGGCGCAGGTTCCCTTTGTAGAGATTCGGAGTGAGATCAACCCGTCGTTTCCGGGGATCAATCCCGAACCCATTCTTCCGAATATTTGCGAGACGCAGGTAGCAGTGGCCGCAGAACATTGCGATGCCGGTTTAATTACCGATGGCGATGCAGATCGTATAGGCGCTGTGGATGAACATGGCAATGTTGTGGATGCGCACAAGATTTTTTCAGTGCTGCTGAAATGGTTGCTGGAGCGTAAGAAGTGGCCGGGCGATGTAACGCGGGCCTTCAACACCACCAAGATGATCGATCGCATCTCGGCGAAGCATGGTCGCAGACTGCATGAGCACGGTATCGGCTTCAAGTATGTCTGTGAGTTGATGCTTGAGCAAGAGATTCTGATCGGTGGCGAGGAGTCCGGCGGGATTGGCATTAGCCGGCACTTGCCGGAGCGAGACGGAATGCTGAACTCTCTTCTGCTGGCGAATGTGATGGCCGATGAGAAAAAGACGCTCGGAGAATTAGTTGCTGCGTTGCAGGAAGAGTTTGGGGAGCATCAGTACGGACGCGTAGATATGCACATTGATGAGTCCATCAAGCAGTCGGCAATCTCACGCGCGAAGGCTGGAGTGGTGGAGATCGCGGGGATGAAGGTGCTTCGCGTCGAGACGATGGACGGCATTAAATTTTTCCTCGATAACCAGGATTGTGCAGGCAAGCCAAATGTTGCAGAGACATGGCTGCTCTTGCGTGCCTCGGGTACCGAGCCGCTGCTGCGCGTGTATTGCGAGAGCTGTTCGTCCGAGTCGGTGACGAAGATATTAGAGGCGGCGCAGAGGTTTGTGTTGCAGGGGAGCGCTGTTTGA
- a CDS encoding HAD-IA family hydrolase, producing the protein MSEQVCVEAKGLLFDMDGVLISSIGSVVRCWRRWAEIYNVPNAETYTVPHGVRAIDIVKSLRPDIDPQEGLRVIEDMEIEDMADLKVLPGVKMLLESLPIERWAIVTSATRRLMLGRLEAVGLPIPSRIISGDMVERGKPDPEPYRRGAELLGFRPEDCVVVEDAPSGVGAGIAAGCRVLGVLGTHSLEELRRAEWVAESLEDVAVTVHADKMDFCFRPATESK; encoded by the coding sequence TTGAGCGAGCAGGTTTGTGTTGAGGCAAAGGGTCTCTTGTTTGACATGGATGGAGTGCTGATCAGCTCCATCGGTTCGGTGGTGCGGTGCTGGCGGCGGTGGGCAGAGATTTATAACGTGCCGAATGCAGAGACCTACACTGTGCCGCATGGTGTTCGTGCCATCGACATTGTGAAGTCGTTACGCCCGGATATCGATCCGCAGGAAGGGCTGCGCGTGATCGAAGACATGGAGATTGAGGATATGGCCGACCTCAAGGTGTTGCCCGGCGTAAAAATGCTGCTGGAGAGTCTCCCGATCGAGAGATGGGCGATCGTAACCTCGGCTACGCGTCGATTAATGCTGGGACGGTTGGAGGCTGTAGGACTGCCGATTCCATCACGAATTATTAGCGGAGACATGGTGGAGCGTGGCAAGCCCGATCCTGAGCCGTACCGGCGCGGGGCTGAACTGCTTGGTTTTCGTCCCGAGGACTGCGTTGTGGTGGAAGACGCACCGTCTGGAGTGGGGGCTGGTATTGCCGCAGGGTGCCGTGTTCTTGGAGTGCTGGGGACGCACTCGCTCGAAGAGTTACGGCGGGCGGAGTGGGTGGCTGAGTCACTGGAAGATGTCGCAGTGACGGTGCACGCCGACAAGATGGATTTTTGCTTTAGACCTGCGACTGAGTCGAAATAA
- a CDS encoding mannose-1-phosphate guanylyltransferase, which yields MSIEVGRSELRFAPVILAGGSGTRFWPRSRKAKAKQVLALDGDETMIQQTLKRLSPLADTANVWVITNELLDEVIAEQLPEVPRTQILSEPAARNTAPACALAAFLLEKTEPDTVIGVFPSDQVVKDSERFAKVIHAGAKLAASGDKIVVLGVPPTRAETGYGYIEQGAVADDATMIADGIEAHRVRRFTEKPDKENAEQFVATGNYAWNSGIFLWSARTLAGAIREYCPAMAPLLEKIAAAYGTDKFTSVFAELYPQCDNISIDYAVLEPRSRKGEAEAEIYCLPGDFQWNDLGCWSTLHENMADCSPEKLAFANVFDETDPLCVSIDSNGNYVYAPGKVIALVGVNNLVVVQTKDALLITTRERSQDVGKVVAELKKAGREDLI from the coding sequence ATGTCCATAGAAGTCGGCAGGTCGGAGTTGCGGTTCGCTCCAGTGATTCTTGCAGGTGGCAGCGGGACACGCTTTTGGCCTCGAAGCCGAAAGGCGAAGGCGAAGCAGGTGCTTGCTCTCGATGGCGACGAGACCATGATTCAGCAGACGCTGAAGCGGCTCAGTCCGTTGGCGGATACTGCCAATGTGTGGGTCATTACCAATGAGCTTTTGGATGAGGTGATCGCGGAGCAGTTGCCGGAGGTTCCACGAACGCAGATCCTGAGCGAACCGGCTGCGAGAAATACAGCTCCAGCGTGTGCGTTGGCGGCATTTTTGCTGGAGAAGACTGAGCCCGATACGGTGATCGGTGTATTTCCGTCGGACCAGGTGGTCAAGGACAGTGAGCGATTCGCGAAGGTGATTCATGCGGGTGCGAAGCTGGCCGCCAGCGGCGACAAGATTGTGGTTCTGGGTGTGCCTCCTACTCGGGCTGAGACAGGCTATGGTTACATCGAGCAGGGCGCGGTTGCCGATGATGCAACCATGATTGCAGATGGAATCGAGGCTCATAGGGTAAGGCGGTTTACCGAGAAGCCTGACAAGGAGAATGCCGAACAGTTTGTGGCGACAGGGAATTACGCCTGGAACAGCGGCATCTTTTTGTGGAGCGCGCGGACACTGGCTGGAGCAATCCGAGAATATTGTCCTGCGATGGCGCCGTTGCTTGAAAAGATTGCGGCAGCGTACGGTACAGATAAGTTTACAAGTGTGTTTGCTGAGCTTTATCCGCAGTGCGATAACATCAGCATCGACTACGCCGTGCTGGAGCCGAGGTCACGAAAGGGCGAAGCCGAAGCGGAGATCTACTGTCTGCCTGGCGATTTCCAGTGGAACGATCTTGGGTGTTGGTCGACGCTGCACGAGAACATGGCAGACTGTTCGCCCGAGAAGCTGGCTTTTGCGAATGTGTTTGACGAGACCGACCCGCTATGCGTCTCCATCGATTCCAACGGCAACTATGTCTATGCGCCCGGCAAGGTGATTGCGCTGGTGGGCGTGAACAATCTGGTCGTGGTGCAGACGAAAGACGCGTTGCTGATTACGACGCGTGAACGATCGCAGGATGTGGGCAAAGTGGTTGCGGAGTTGAAAAAGGCTGGACGGGAAGACCTAATTTAG